Proteins from one Chrysiogenia bacterium genomic window:
- a CDS encoding nitroreductase family protein, with protein LRDLTSTVAGLTRPVPRGPNGREDMRVWAVKSTALACENMMLAAKAKGFDSCPMEGNDPLVVGDIVGLKRSKWKRTWDIPMVISFGYASDRGVWGAQWRRERSKVVREI; from the coding sequence GCCTGCGCGATCTGACCAGCACGGTGGCCGGCCTTACCCGCCCGGTGCCGCGCGGGCCCAACGGGCGTGAGGACATGCGCGTGTGGGCGGTAAAGAGTACGGCGCTGGCCTGCGAGAACATGATGCTTGCCGCCAAGGCCAAGGGTTTCGATTCTTGTCCGATGGAAGGCAACGACCCGCTCGTCGTCGGCGACATCGTGGGCCTCAAGCGCAGCAAGTGGAAGCGGACCTGGGACATCCCCATGGTAATCAGCTTCGGCTACGCCAGCGACCGCGGCGTCTGGGGCGCCCAGTGGCGCCGCGAGCGCAGCAAGGTCGTGCGCGAGATCTAG
- the amrS gene encoding AmmeMemoRadiSam system radical SAM enzyme, whose product MVERHIDPLPEGAHEARYWHTEDDERIVCTLCPRLCKVKEGQAGFCFIRQNHGGKLYNIGYGRPSGFAADPIEKKPLSHFLPGSSVLSFGTVGCNLGCKFCQNWDISKAREKSRLIPEVTPEQVVALARREDCASIAYTYNDPVIFAEFVEDVAREARGQGIRSVAVTAGYITEEARPEFYENIDAANVDLKAFTDDFYRKVTLSELEPVLETLKWIKHESDVWLEITNLIIPGYNDDPGETRKMAEWILENLGPDVPVHFTAFHPDYKFMHTRGTPPEMLSLACRIARDVGLHYVYTGNVHDPAGGTTFCPGCAAPLVVRDWHRILKLDVKDGKCPHCEHEIAGVWELPEHDRKTDRPRRVI is encoded by the coding sequence ATGGTTGAGCGGCACATTGACCCCCTGCCGGAGGGTGCCCATGAGGCCCGTTACTGGCATACCGAGGACGACGAGCGGATCGTCTGCACCCTCTGCCCGCGTCTTTGCAAGGTAAAGGAGGGGCAGGCGGGGTTCTGTTTTATCCGCCAGAACCACGGCGGAAAGCTCTACAACATCGGTTATGGCCGCCCCAGCGGCTTTGCGGCTGATCCCATTGAGAAGAAACCGCTCTCGCACTTCCTGCCGGGCAGCTCGGTCCTGAGCTTCGGCACGGTGGGTTGCAACCTCGGATGCAAGTTCTGCCAGAACTGGGACATCTCCAAGGCGCGCGAGAAGTCGCGGCTCATTCCCGAAGTCACGCCCGAGCAGGTCGTGGCGCTTGCCAGACGCGAGGACTGCGCGAGCATCGCCTACACCTACAACGACCCGGTGATCTTCGCTGAATTCGTCGAGGACGTCGCCCGCGAGGCACGCGGGCAGGGTATCCGCTCGGTCGCCGTTACCGCAGGCTACATCACCGAAGAAGCGCGCCCGGAGTTTTACGAGAACATCGACGCGGCCAACGTGGATTTGAAGGCCTTCACCGATGACTTCTATCGCAAGGTCACGCTCTCGGAACTCGAACCCGTGCTGGAGACTCTCAAGTGGATCAAGCACGAGAGTGACGTGTGGCTGGAGATTACGAACCTGATCATTCCGGGTTACAACGACGATCCGGGCGAGACGCGCAAGATGGCTGAGTGGATTCTCGAAAACCTCGGCCCCGACGTGCCCGTGCACTTCACGGCCTTCCATCCCGACTACAAGTTCATGCACACTCGCGGCACGCCGCCGGAGATGCTGAGCCTGGCCTGCCGCATCGCCCGCGACGTGGGACTCCACTATGTCTACACCGGCAACGTCCATGACCCGGCGGGTGGCACGACGTTCTGCCCGGGCTGCGCCGCGCCGCTCGTCGTGCGCGACTGGCACCGCATCCTCAAGCTCGATGTCAAAGACGGCAAGTGTCCCCACTGCGAGCACGAAATTGCCGGCGTGTGGGAACTGCCCGAGCACGATCGCAAGACCGACCGTCCGCGTCGGGTGATCTAG